Genomic segment of Sodaliphilus pleomorphus:
GAAGTCGCTGTAGCGCGTGCGCATGGTCCGAAAGTCGTTGTGGGCCTTGACGATGGCCTTGGCGTCGGCAAAGTGCAAGGTGGCAAGCGACTGGAAAAACGCAAGCGCGTCGTAGAGGCGGCGCACCAGCAGCACTCTCCTGCCCTCGCGGCGAGGCAGGTTCTTGTAGAGCATGAGCAGGTTGTTGCGGAAGTTGAGATAGGTCTTGAACGGGTTGCCCTGGGGCAGGCTGCCGCCCCCCAGGTGATAGATGCTGCTGCCCGTGACCAGGCTGATGCGGTGGCCCGAGCGCCATATGCGCCAGCACAGGTCTATCTCCTCCATGTGGGCAAAGAAGGCGCTGTCGAGCCCGCCCACCTCGCGGTAGAGCGCAGTGCGCACCATCAGGCAGGCTCCCGAGGCCCAGAACACATCGGTCCCCTGGGCGCTGTCGTACTGGCCACGGTCGTCCTCGATGGTCGAGAACAGGCGGCCGCGGCAGTAGGGGTAGCCATGCTTGTCGAGATAGCCGCCCGCCGCGCCGGCATAGTCGAAGACCTGCCGGCCGTCGTCGCGGTCTTGCAGCACCTTGGGCTGCACAGCACCCACTTGCGGGTGCTCGTCCATGTAGCGGTACAGTGGCTCGAGCCAGCCTTGCGGTGTGCGCACGTCGCTGTTGAGCAGCACCGTGTACTTGTAGCCCGTAGCCTGGGCGATGCTCTTGTTGTAGCCCTCGGCATAGCCGTAGTTCTTGTCGAGCAAGATGGTGGGCACCTGCGGGAACTCCTCTTCAAGCACCTGGCGGCTGGCGTCGGTGCTGCCATTGTCGGCCACGATCACGTCGGCCATGTCGGGGTTGGTGTTCTGGAGCACTCCAGGCAGGTAGCGGCGCAGCAGCGGCGCGCTGTTCCAGTTCAATATGATTACGGCAACGTCCTTTTTCATACCAAAGTCGATTTTCCGGTTTCGATCTCACTTTGCGTCTGCTGCCCAGGCAGTTGCACAGGGCGCTTCCAGCGGTCGTGGGTCCACAGCCACATCGAGGGGCACTCCTTGATGTTCTGCTCGAGCAGGCGGGCATAGCGGTCGGTGATGCTGCCCTCGGGCTCGGCCGCAGCGTGCTCACACATGGGCACAAGGGTGCAATCGTAGTAGCCGCGGCGGTGGCGGCGCATGTAGAAGTAGCCCACACGCATGTCGAGCTTGCGGGCAATGGCCTCGGTACCCGTGATCATGGCCGTGGGATGATGCATAAACTCGATCACGTGGCCCTGGTCGGTGACGTGTGGATGCTGGTCGCTGATGAAGCCCAGGGCCATGTGGTGGTTTTCCATCTTGTTGCGTATCATGGTGCGCAGTATCTGGTGGCTGGGGAAGCACTGCGAGTAGCGGGTGCGCAGCCGCAGAAACAAGCGGTCAAACCACTTGTTGCGCAGCGGCTTGTAGGCCTGTCCCAGCACGTTGCCGCGGGCACGCGTGCTCTCGCGAAACCACAGCACGATGCTGGGTATCCACTCCCAGTTGCCCAGGTGGGCGGCATACATCATCACGCTTTGCCCGCGCTCAATGCCGTCGTCGATGAAGTCGACGTTGTGAAACACCATGTGGCGCTTGATGTCGGCATCGCTGATGTGCAGCAGCTTCACCGTCTCAAAGAAAAGGTTGGCAAACTGATGGTAGAACTGGCGCTCAATCTTGCGCAATTCGCCATGCCCCTTCTCGGGAAAACAGGTGGCCAGGTTGCGACGCACGATTTTCACGCGGTAGCGCACCACGTGATAGGCCACGTAGTAGAGGCAGTCGGCATTGAAATATATCCACCACCAGGGCATGAAGGCCAGCGCGTCGAGTGCCCATCCCAGCGGTGCAAGCAGTATATTTTGAAGTTTCTCTTTCATTGTCGGGGTCAAGCAGTCACAACCTCGGCATCGACACTGAGGTCATCGTTAATTTTAAGCAGTTTCACGTCGACCACCTTGTTGACAAGCGCCTGGCAGGGGGGCACATTCACCTTGATATAGTTGTCGGTGAAGCCGTGCATGGGTCCCTGGCCGTGAGGCTGCTCCATGAGCACGGGGCGCACGGTGCCCACATAGCGCTCGATGAAGGCGCGCTGCTTCTTGTCGCTCAAGGCAATCATGCGAGCCACCCGCCGCTGTTTCTCGCGCTGCGGCACGATGTGGGGTATGCGCAAGGCCATGGTGCCGGGGCGCTCGCTGTAGGGGAACACATGCAGGTGCTCCACCTCGAGCGAGTCGATGAAGTGGTAGGAGTCGTCAAATCGCTCCTGGGTCTCGCCGCGGGAGCCCACCATCACGTCGACCCCGATGAAGCTGTCGGGCATGAGCTGCCTTATCTTGTCGATTTTGTGAGCAAACAGGGCACGGTCGTAGTGGCGGTGCATGAGCTTGAGCACCTCGTCGTTGCCGCACTGCAGGGGAATGTGGAAGTGCGGCATGAAGGCGCGCGAGCCAGCACAGAACTCGATGATCTCGTCGGTGAGCAAGTCGGGCTCTATCGACGAGATGCGGTAGCGCTCGATGCCCTCGACCTGGTCAAAGGCCTTGATGAGGTCGATGAAGCGCTCGCCGGTGTCGGTGCCGAAGTCGCCTATGTTGACGCCGGCTATCACAATCTCCTTGCCGCCCTCGTCGGCCACCTGGCGGGCCTGTGCCACCAGGCTCTCGATGGTGCCGCTGCGGCTGCGGCCCCGTGCCATGGGTATGGTACAATAGGTGCAATAGTAGTTGCAGCCGTCCTGCACCTTGAGCCAGTAGCGGGTGCGGTCGCCCCGCTCGCACGAGGGAGAGAACTTGCTGATGCGCGTGTGCGGTGTCACCACCACCTCCTCCTGGCGACCCGTTTCGAGCCATTTCTCCACATAGTCGACGATGTCGAGCTTCTGCTCGCTGCCCAGCACGATGTCGACACCGGGCAGGGCGGCTATCTCCTCGCTCTTGAGCTGGGCATAGCAGCCAGTGACCACCATGAGAGCATCGGGGTACTTCTTGACCAGGCTGCGTATGTGCTGGCGGCCCTTCTTGTCGGCCATCTCGGTCACGCTGCAGGTGTTCACGACACACATGGTGGGTGTCTCGTCGTCGCGGGCCGGCACGATGCCGTGCTTGGCGAGCAACTCGCCTATGGTTGCAGTCTCCGAGAAGTTGAGTTTGCATCCCAGAGTCACAAATTTCACTGTTCTACGATTGTTGTTACCCATATTGAGGGTGCAAAGTTAACAAAAAGAATTGACAAGTATACACCTTTGCCGCAACAGAATGTTGCCCGGCTGCGCGCACGCTGTCGCAATGCCGGTGCCACGAGCAGAAGCCGAAATTTAACTCGCTAAAACGTTGCTCACAATTAGGTGGAATAACGAAAAATTTCTACATTTGTGGTCAAAATTGGAAATATACATGGACTTTGAAGAAAAGATTGACAAAAACGGCTATTGCCTGTTCGACCTCACAGCCAAGAGCATCTCAAAGCACCCTATAGAGACCAAGTACAACGCTATTGCCCTGTGCGACAGCGGAGAAGCGATACTGGAGCTGAACATGCAGCGTGTGAACATCTCCAAGGGTACCCGCCTCATGGTCACGCATGTGCTCTTCAGCCAAGCCATCTTTATCTCCGAAGACTTCCATGCGACGATACTGGTAGTGAGCGACCGCTTTTGGCTCGATGTGAGCATAGGCATTCCCACCAAGATGATAGAGGCCTCGCGGGCATGTCCCATAGTCTACATCGGCGACCCCAACCAGTGGACGATATTCAGCAACTTCATGGAGAACATACGCATCTACGACTCGCTTGAATACTCGGCACACTCGGTGGAATGGGTGGGAGCCATCTTCAGGTGCATGATCATCACCGCTGCCGAGATCGAGCTGCACAACCGGGCCGAGTCGCCAAGCGCCAACACGGGCTACACCATGGCCGACACCTACTTCAGGCAGTTTATCTTGCACATCGACGACAACGTGAAACAGGAGCACGAGGTTGCATTCTATGCCGAGAAGCTGCACATCACGCCCAAATACTTGAGCGAGATATGCAAGCAACGCTCGGGACACAAAGCCAAAGAAATCATCTCATCGATTCTCATCTCTAAGATTAAGCGCGAAATCATGATTACAGGCAAGTCGATGAAGGTGATTGCCTACGAGTACAACTTTGCCGACCAGTCGAGCCTGGGCAAGTTTTTCCGCAAGATGACTGGCGAGTCGCCCAGTGCCTACAAGAAGAAAAAAGGAACTTTCTCTCCCCTTGACAAGTGAACACGTCAACACTGAATTGAGATCAAAAGTAGAAGGAAATTAGACTAAATGAGCTACAAAGTATTCTTATTGCTGCTACTGGGCCTGCTCACGGCATTTGGTCCGTTTGTCACCGATATGTATGTACCGAGCCTGCCGTCGATGGTGGGCTATTTTCACACCCAGCTCACGATGGTGCAGCTTGGACTCACCACCAGCATGATAGGGCTGGCCCTGGGGCAGCTGGTGTTTGGCCCCATAAGCGACAAGATGGGGCGCAAGCGGCCGCTGCTGGCGGCCATGTTGCTGTTTACCGTCTCGACGGTGTCTATCATCTTTGCGCCCAACATCGAGACCTTCACCGTGCTGCGCTTCTTCCAGGGGCTGGGCGGTGCAGGCGGCATCGTGATATCGCGCAGTGTGGCCACCGACTCCTTCGACGGCCACCAGCTGCTCAAGATGCTAGCCGTGATAGGTGCCATCAACGGCATCGCTCCCATTGCGGCTCCCGTGGCGGGCGGCGCGATAGTCGACTCGGTGGGCTGGCAAGGCATCTTTGTGGCACTTCTCGTGATAGGCGTAGTGCTCACGGCGGGAAGTGCCTGCATGAAAGAGTCGCTCGCCGTGGAGCACCGCAAGCGCGACAGCATGTTCAAGACCTTCGGCCTTATAGGCACGGTAATGAAAAACCGGGAGTTTATGGGCTATGTCATGCAGCAGGCTGCGGCACAGGCCATACTGTTTGGCAACATTGCCTCGTCGTCATTTATCGTGCAAGACCACTACGGCTACTCGGCCATGGCCTACAGCCTGGCCTTTGCGGCCAATGGCGTGTGCATCGCCCTGGGCGCAGCCTTGTCGGCCAGGTTCAACAAGCCGCAGAACAGTGTGAAGACAAGCTGTGCAGGCATGCTCGTGCTGAGCGCGGCCCAAGCTGGCGTGCTATGGGCCGATGCAAACTTCTGGGTCTACGAGGGCGTGTTGTGCATGCTGCTTGCATTCATGGGACTCACTTTCACGGCCTCGACCACGCTCGCCCTTGAGAGCGAGCGCAAGCACGCAGGCTCAGGCTCGGCAGTGCTGGGGGCCGTGGGCTTCTTGTGCGGCGGTCTCGTGTCGCCCCTTGTGGGCATGGGCAACATCATGCACAGCACAGGACTCACCTTTGTGACAGGCGCTGTGCTCTCGGCAATCTTTGCCTGGGTGGCCATGCGCCCGAAACGCGAAACAACCAACTGAAATATAAAAAAAAACGGAAATTGCAAAAAATTATGGAACGACGATACAAGATATTTCTGCTTGTGATGCTGGGCATGTTTGCAGCATTTGCCTCGCTCATCAACAACACCCTGGGCCCCGTGCTCAACATGGTGGCCGCCACCTTCCAGGCCAGCGACGCAGTAGTGGGGCTGGGACTCACGGCCAGCATGGCAGGCCTGGCGGCTGGCCAGCTCATCATAGGGCCGCTCAGCGACAAGTACGGCCGGCGCACGCCTGTGATTGTGTCGGTAGGGCTGTTTGCCTTGTCGTCGCTGGCGATCGTGTTCTCGCCAAGCATCACCATCTTTATCGTGCTGCGCTTTGTGCAGGGTCTGGGCGGTGCCGGCGGTATTGTGATATCGCGGTCGATAGCCACCGACAACTTCAAGGGCCGCGACTTGATGACCTCGTTTGCCATTGTGAATGTGATCAACGGCATCGCTCCCATCGTGGCACCGGCGGCAAGCGGGGCCATGGCAAGCATGGGCGGCTGGCAGGCCGTGTTTGTGATGCTGGCCGTGGTGGGCTTTGTGCTGCTGCTGGGCAGCTACCGCCTGCGCGAGTCGCTGCCCAACGGGCATCGCACTACGGGCACGCTGCTGTCGACTTTCAAGCTCTATGGCACCGTTGTGCGCAACAAGCGCTTCATGTTCTATGTCTTGCACCAGTGTACTGCCGAGGTCGTTCTCTTTGGCAACATTGCATCGGTCGCAGCCATTGTGAACCACTATGGCTATCACGGGGCCATGGCAGCAAGCATCACCCTCTCGGTCAACGGCATTTTTACCGCCCTGGGAGCAGGCCTGGCCGCCAGGTTCAAGCAAGCCACCAGCGGCGTGAAGGCTTGCTGCGTGGGCATCATCACGCTTGCAGTGGTCGAGGCCGCAGTCTTGTACATGGGCTGGAGCTTCTGGGCCTATGAGGCTCTGGTGTGCGCCATGCTCGTGTGTGTGGGCATCACCCTCACGGCTTCGACCACGCTCGCCCTTGAGAGCGAGCGCAAGCAAGCCGGCACGGCCAGCGCCCTCTTTGGCGCCATGGGCTTTATTGCCGGCGCAGTGGTTGCGCCGCTGGTTGCACTGGGCAACCCGCTACACAGCACGGCAATCGTCTATGTGGCGGGGGCGGCAGTGTCGTGCGCGTTTGCCTACCTGGCCTTGCGGCTGAAGTAGTCGTTGTGCATCTTGATGGCAAAGATGATGCTGCTCATGCAGGTGGTGAGGAGGTTGCACACAAACAAGGGCCAGTTGCTCAGCAGCAGGCCTTGAATGAGGAAGAAGAGTCCACCTATACCCATGAGCAGGAATGTGCCCAGGGCAATGTCGTCGGTCGAACGGGTGCGCACGGTGCGCAACGTCTGCGGCAGGTAGCCCAGCACCATGCATATCGAGGCTATGTAGCCCACGATGTCGGAGATGTGGGCGGCTATGAAATCGATCATTACTGATTTGTTTTTTAAACTGTTTTATAAATAAAGACTGCACACTCACTGTAGCAGGGCCCCGATAGATGGGGCATAGTGAGTGTGCAGTATCTTTTTTTCCCAGCTATGGCTGAAGTTTATTTCTTCTTGGCGTCGCACTCACGCAGGAGCTCGTCGACGGCAGCCTTGAGCTGCCTGTCGTCGCCCTTGACCACGGTTGCGGGGTCGTTGGCCACCTTGATGTCGGGCTCGAGCTGCGTGTTTTCGAGATAAGTGCCGTCGGCAGTCTCATAGCCTATCACGGGCAGGCCGAAGATGAGGCTTTCGTCCTGGAGCGTCTCCCAGTTCACGCTGCTCATGGTGCCAGGCACGGGCATACCCACGAGCTTGCCCATGCGGGTGTGCTTGTAGACCCATGGCGTGCCGTGGGCGTTGCTGTAGTTGTTCTCGCATATAAGCATGATCGAGGGCTTGTTCCAGCGGCGGCTCGGCATGTCGCAGGCTGCGCGGCCACGCACCACCTGGGTAAGGTATTTCTCGCCGCTGAAGAGAATCTGGATATCCTCGTGCAGGCGGCCGCCGCCGTTGCCGCGGGTGTCGATCACGATACCCTCGCGCTGGGTGTACTTGCCCAGCACCTGGTCGTAGATCTCGCGATAGCTCTCGTCGTTCATCGACTGGATGTGCACATAGCCCAGGCGGCCATGCGAGAGGCTGTCGACCATGCGGGCCTCACGCTTCACCCAGCGCTTGTAGAGCAGCTGGTTGAAAGCACCGTTGCTGGTGGGTATCACCACCTCGTCCCAGGTGTTGCCGTTGCTGCGGCAAGAGATGAGCACCTTCTTGCCAATCTGTCCGTTGAGCAACTGGGTGTAGTCGTTCTCGGGCGAAATTTTCACACCGTTGATTTGCTCGATGACGGTGCCGGGGCGCACCTTCGACTTGGCGCGGTCGAGCGGCCCATACTCCACAACCTCGGCCACCTTCAGGCCCTGTCCAGTGTAGTTGGTGTCGAAGAGCAAGCCCAGGTTGCCAGTGCTGGCCCCAGAGTTGCTGGGATAGTAACGGCCGCCCGAGTGCGAGCAGTTGAGCTCGCCCAGTGTCTCGCTCAGCAAGTTGGAGAAGTCGTAGTTGTTGGTGATATAGGGCAGGAACTTGCGGTAGTGGGCCACAGTACCCTCCCAGTCGCAACCATGCATATTCTTGTTGTAGAAGCGGTTGGCCACCTCGCGGTGCACGCGTTCAAACATGTAGGCGCGCTCGCGGGCGGTATTCATGAGCACCTCGGCGCTGTAGGTGATAGGGGTGAGCTTGTCGCCCGAGAGCTTCTGCATGGCGCTGCTGCCCAGCAGGTAGAAGGTCTTGCCCTCCTTGTCGGTCACGATGTCGGCCCAGCGCGAGTCCATCTTGTTGAGCAGGCTGGTGCTGTGCTTGCGCAGGTCCATCTTCCACAGGTCATAGCCCTTCTCCACGCTCGAGAGGTAGTAGAGCGTGTTGCCGTCTTTGGTGATGGCGGCGCCGGCCAGGTTGCTCGAGTTGGGCGTCACGCGCACGATGCGGTCGTGTATCTTGTCGAGCTCGACAACGATGGGCTTCACCGTGTCGTCTTTCTTGGCATCGGCATTCTTCTTGTCGCCCTTCTTGCCCTTCTTGTCGGCCTGGGCTTTCTCCTTCTTTTCGGCAGCAGCCTTCTCGGCCTTTTCGGCATCTTGCAGGAGCTCATAGTTCTCCTTGTCGAGGCGGTAGCGGTCGTAGGCCTCCTCGTTGACAAAGGCCATGAGCACATCGTCTTGCGAGCCCCACGAGGCCTGGCTGCGCAAGCCGTAGCGGTTGCTCTGGAACATGATGGCGCCGCCGTCGAGCACCCACTTGGGGCTGTGGTTGATATAGGCACTCTGGGTGATGTTGGTGATAGGGCCGCCCTGGGCACTCACGATGCCAATGTCGGAATAGGGGTCGCGGCCGTTGCCTATAAACTCGAGAGCAATCCACTTGCTGTCGGGCGACCAGCTGTAGCCCAGGTCGCCTTCGGTACCATACCATTGCGAGCCGTCGGTGACCTGGTGCACGGCCTTGGTGTTCACGTCCATGACCATGAGCTTCTCACCATTTTCAACAAAGGCCAGTTTCTTGCCGTCGGGCGAGAACTCGGGCTGGGTGCGGTCGGTAGAGCTGGGGATGAGCAGCTCCTCCTTGACGAGGGTGGCGTTGGGGAAGTTGGGATCTTCCTTGCGGGCGATGGTGGCCTTGTAGAGCTGCCAGTGGTCGCCGCGCTCGCTCGAGTAGACCAGCGTGCGGTTGTCGGGACCCCAGCACACGTCTTTCTCGCCCTCGGGGGTATTGGTAATCTTCTTGGTGGTATTGAACTCGACCGAGGTCACAAACACCTCGCCACGCACCACAAAGGCCACTTGCTTGCCGTCGGGCGACACGGCGGCGCTGGTGGCGCCACGGGTGTAGGCGATGCGTTTTATCGAGTCGCCGTCGTCGTGGAAGAGCGAAATATTCACCCGCGAGGCATTGCCGCCGTCGCGCTGGGTGTAGATCTCGCCGTCGTAGGTATAGCACAAGGTGCCGTTGTCGGCCATCGAGAGGAAGCGCACAGGATTGGTAGTGAAGTGCGTCACCTCGGTAGCCTGGCTCGGGGTGACAAGCGGGAATTTCCACACGTTGAACGAGCCGCCGTTGCGCTCGCTCAGGCAGTACACGGTCTTGCCGTCGGGGCTCAGCACCGGGCTGCGGTCTTCGCCCGCACGGTTGGTGAGGTTCACATGCTTGCCCGAGCCCACGTCGTAGCGCCATATATCGCGCGTGATGCTCGATGTGTGGTGCTTGCGCAGCGGGTCTTCATAGCCCTTGGCGTCTTGATAGAGGAAGAACTTGCCGCTCTTGTCGACGGCCAGTTCCTGGGCAGGCGTGCCCAGCACCTGGCTGAAGCGGCCACCTTCGACAGGCACCTTGTAGAGCTCGGGCAGGCGCGACGAGGGGAACATGGCGCTTGCGGCCGGGTCTTGAATCGAGGCCTCGAAGAGCACATACTTGCCATCGGCCGAGAAAGCCGAGGGTATTTCTTGCGCCGAGTTGAAGGTGAGTTGCTTGGGAGTGCCTCCCTGGGCAGGCATGACAAAGATGTCGAAGTTGCCCTTGCGGTCGCTGGCAAAGGCGATGAGCTTGCCGTCGGGCGACCACACGGGGTTGCTCTCGTAGGACGACTGCGTGGTGAGCTGCACGGCCTCGCCGCCGCCCACGGGCACCTTGTAGATGTCGCCCTTGTAGCAGAAGGCAATTTCTTGCCCGTTGGGAGAAATCTTGGCATAACGCAGCCACAGTGGGGCGTTGTCGGCAGCCATCACGGTCATGGCCGCTGCTGCCAAAGCACAGGTTAGGATCGTTTTCTTCATATTTTTTTATATAGTGTAATGACTTAAAGTTAAAAAAAAATTTCGCAACAGTTGCAGCACGCCCGCTTGGCGGCTGTCATCAATACCACGTGGGCACCGTGTCGCAGGCAAAGGCGAGCCGGGTAGTGAAATGCTTCTTGAGAAACACCACGTGGTTGGGCACGTTGATTGTGTAGGACGGGGCCTTGAGCTTCTTCTTGCTGAAGAGCACAAAGGCGTTGTCGGGGGCAGTGTGCCGGTAAGGGTAATAGCCCAGCTTGGCCACCTTGTTGATGGCAGTGACGTTGTTGCAACCCACGGCAATGAAGTCGACCTGCTTCTTGGCTATGGCATCGTCCTGCTCCTGCTTCATGGCTTGAGTGGCGCCCGACTGCAATGCCCAGTACTTGCACCCCGGCAAGGCATTGTTGCACACGCCAAACTCGGGGTTGGGCATGCAGCGGTAGTAGATGATCGTGGGGTTGGGCACCTGGTCCATGATAGTAGCATAGTAGTAGAAGATACTGCGGCGTATTCCGTTTTGCGTGAAATAGTTGCCGCCACGATCGTTGTTGTTGATCACAATGAGAAACAGGATAAACACGCTGATGACCGCAGCGCCATAGCGCGGCCAGCGGTGATGCTCGTAGCTGCGCACCAGCAGCACCAGTGCAATCACGCCGAAGATGATGAGGCCGTTGGAGTTGTTGAAATAGTAGATGAGCGTGCCGTTGCCCATGTTGACAACTGCACTCACCAAGAAGGCCACAAAGGGGAAACTGCGGTAGCGCTTCATGTAGATGACCACCATGGGCGCAAGCGTGGCTATGCACTGCATGGTGATGGGGAAGGCATTGGTGATAAACTTGTTGAAGATGCCGTCAAACACGCCGTTGCCCGAGGTGCCCAGCGCGCCCACCGTGTGAAACACGTTGACGAAGTACTCAAAGCAGAACGCTTTCAGGTTGCCTGCCACCAGGAAGTAGACGAGAAACGGCACCCACACTACAGCCACTCCAGCTGCATAGAGGCCAAAGGCCTTCCACAGGTTGTAGCCGTCGCGCTTCACGGCAGCCCACGAGTAGAAGGCAAAGACCAGCGAAATGGCCGCAATGTTGTATTTCATCAGGAACGTGGCCCCGAAGCACAGCCCCAGCCACAGCATGGCCTTGGCGATGACCCATCTGTGCCTCGCCACCGGCTCGCCATAGAGCAGACAGCTGGTGTAGTAGATGGCTCCCATCATGAAGGGCTGGGCGAAGTCCTCGGTCTTGATCTCGCGGTGATAGATGGCGTTGAAGAAAAACAGCGTCATGAGCACAGCGCTCAGCAGCGACTGACGCTTGTCATTGAGGAAGATGAACGCCGTTTTGTAGGCAAACAGATAGGTCACGGCATAGAACACGCACGTGATCCACATCACGCCCACATAGTTGTAATGACTCAGCAGGTAACCTATGCCGTAGATGAGCCACAGCAGCGGCCCCTTGGAATCGCTGAAGTCGACATAGGGGGTCATGCCGTTCATCCATGCCTTGCCGCACATGAAAAACCATGCCGAGTTGTTGCGCTGATACAAGTCGTGGGTATAGCTGTCGGGCGATACAAGAAAGACGGCTATGGTGGCAAACAGGGTGAGGATAGTGAATACTTTCCAGTTTTTCTTCAGCGAGCTGAGGCTCAATTCAAGGTAGCTCTTTATCATCATATAGTCAGATGTATTCTCTTATTTTTTCTCAATTTTCTCTATGTTGTAACGCGGGCGGTCTTTGACCTCGATATATATCTTGCCTATGTACTCGCCCACTACCCCAAGGCCCACGAGCACACAACCGCCCACAAACCATATCGAGAGTATCATCGAGGCCCAGCCTGTCACGGCACGGCCCGAGAAATAGGAATACAGCACATAGATAAACATGGCCAGGGCAATGAGAATGAAGATGCCGCCCATGCACAGCACCAGGCGCACGGGCTTGATGCTGAACGAGGTGATGCCGTCGACGGCAAAGTTGAGCATCTTGCTCAACGGGTACTTGCTCTCGCCGGCGGTGCGCGGTGCGCGGTCGTAGTACACCTGAGCGGTCTTGTAGCCTATGAGGGGCACGATGCCGCGCAAGAAGAGGTTGCGCTCCCGGTACTTGAGCAACTGCTGGGTGGCACGGCGGCTCATCAGGCGGAAGTCGGCATGATTGTAGACCGATTTCACTCCCAGGTGGTGCATGAGCTTGTAGAAGCCCAGTGCCGTGGTGCGCTTAAACCACGTGTCGGTCGTGCGCTCGCGACGCACCCCGTACACGATGTCGCATCCCTGCTCGACATAGTCTTTCACCATCTCGGGTATCACCTCGATGTCGTCTTGCAAGTCGGCATCGATGGTCACCTGCGCATCGGCCCAGTCCACAACAGCCTGCATGCCGGCCATCAAGGCATTCTGGTGCCCCGAGTTGCCAGCCAGCTTCACGCCGCACACCCTGTGGCACTGGGCAACATAGCGGTCGATGAGCTGCCACGTGCCATCGCGGCTGCCGTCGTCGACATATACCACACGGCTGTCGCCCGACACCTCGCCGCGCTGCACCATGCGCTCAAGCAGGTCGAGCAGGCGCTCGTTGGTGCGAGGCAGGGCCTCCTCCTCGTTGTAGCATGGTGAAATAATCGCTAATACCGGTTTTCTTTCCATATTATCGTCAAGCATAGATTATATAAGACACAAAGATAACGATAAAAAAACAATTTCGCGATTTAAGTCCCATTTTTTTCATTTTTCAAGCCAAGGTTGCAATTGCATGATATTTTTGCATTATCTTTGTTATCTGAATCATATATAATTATATAACACGAGGAGGAACTTCACAACACATGCAACGATACTGGATAAATCAAAACGGCATTCAGAGCGGCCCGCACACGATCGAAGAGCTCAAGCAGATGACCTTCGACCCCAGCGCGACCTATGTGTGGCGCAGCGGCATGCCCGACTGGAAACGCATCGATGAGCTCGACGAGCTCAAGGGCATCGTCAACCTTGTCCAGGCTCCCTCACAGCCCGACCCACAACCCGCCGAGGCAACAGCAGCCAGCAATGGCGACGTTCAACCCGAGCAAGCGCAAGAGCAAGAGCAGGAGCCCGAGCAAGCCGGCGACAGCGAGACTGCCGAGCAGCCGCACGACGACACGCCGGCGGCCCAGCCTCCTGTGTATCACGAGCCCGCCGTCGAGCCTCAATACCAAGCCATGCCGCCCCAGTATGAGCCACAGCAATATGGCCCCCGATACGCGCCTGGCACGCCCGAGTGCCCGCCCACCAACTTGGTGTGGGCCATCGTATGCATCGTGCTGTGCTGCTGGATACCCGCCGTGGTGGCCCTGATATTCAGCCTCCAAGTGAAAACCAAGTACCGCATGGGCGACTATGCCGCAGCGCAGAAGTACAGCGACTGGAGTGCGTGGTTGTGTATCATCTCTATCGTGCTGGGCATCGTGAGTACGCCCCTTGTGCTCCTCACCCAAGCGCTTGCACAATGACCAGGCGCCGGGTCACACAACTCGTTGTGGGACTTGCAGCACTGGTGGTGGCCGCTGTCGTCTACTT
This window contains:
- a CDS encoding multidrug effflux MFS transporter, whose product is MSYKVFLLLLLGLLTAFGPFVTDMYVPSLPSMVGYFHTQLTMVQLGLTTSMIGLALGQLVFGPISDKMGRKRPLLAAMLLFTVSTVSIIFAPNIETFTVLRFFQGLGGAGGIVISRSVATDSFDGHQLLKMLAVIGAINGIAPIAAPVAGGAIVDSVGWQGIFVALLVIGVVLTAGSACMKESLAVEHRKRDSMFKTFGLIGTVMKNREFMGYVMQQAAAQAILFGNIASSSFIVQDHYGYSAMAYSLAFAANGVCIALGAALSARFNKPQNSVKTSCAGMLVLSAAQAGVLWADANFWVYEGVLCMLLAFMGLTFTASTTLALESERKHAGSGSAVLGAVGFLCGGLVSPLVGMGNIMHSTGLTFVTGAVLSAIFAWVAMRPKRETTN
- a CDS encoding AraC family transcriptional regulator; the encoded protein is MDFEEKIDKNGYCLFDLTAKSISKHPIETKYNAIALCDSGEAILELNMQRVNISKGTRLMVTHVLFSQAIFISEDFHATILVVSDRFWLDVSIGIPTKMIEASRACPIVYIGDPNQWTIFSNFMENIRIYDSLEYSAHSVEWVGAIFRCMIITAAEIELHNRAESPSANTGYTMADTYFRQFILHIDDNVKQEHEVAFYAEKLHITPKYLSEICKQRSGHKAKEIISSILISKIKREIMITGKSMKVIAYEYNFADQSSLGKFFRKMTGESPSAYKKKKGTFSPLDK
- a CDS encoding glycosyltransferase family 2 protein, which gives rise to MKKDVAVIILNWNSAPLLRRYLPGVLQNTNPDMADVIVADNGSTDASRQVLEEEFPQVPTILLDKNYGYAEGYNKSIAQATGYKYTVLLNSDVRTPQGWLEPLYRYMDEHPQVGAVQPKVLQDRDDGRQVFDYAGAAGGYLDKHGYPYCRGRLFSTIEDDRGQYDSAQGTDVFWASGACLMVRTALYREVGGLDSAFFAHMEEIDLCWRIWRSGHRISLVTGSSIYHLGGGSLPQGNPFKTYLNFRNNLLMLYKNLPRREGRRVLLVRRLYDALAFFQSLATLHFADAKAIVKAHNDFRTMRTRYSDFPSENLLRRTAEGRRNIIVSYYLRRRSTFDRLDG
- a CDS encoding lysophospholipid acyltransferase family protein, producing MKEKLQNILLAPLGWALDALAFMPWWWIYFNADCLYYVAYHVVRYRVKIVRRNLATCFPEKGHGELRKIERQFYHQFANLFFETVKLLHISDADIKRHMVFHNVDFIDDGIERGQSVMMYAAHLGNWEWIPSIVLWFRESTRARGNVLGQAYKPLRNKWFDRLFLRLRTRYSQCFPSHQILRTMIRNKMENHHMALGFISDQHPHVTDQGHVIEFMHHPTAMITGTEAIARKLDMRVGYFYMRRHRRGYYDCTLVPMCEHAAAEPEGSITDRYARLLEQNIKECPSMWLWTHDRWKRPVQLPGQQTQSEIETGKSTLV
- the mtaB gene encoding tRNA (N(6)-L-threonylcarbamoyladenosine(37)-C(2))-methylthiotransferase MtaB, whose protein sequence is MGNNNRRTVKFVTLGCKLNFSETATIGELLAKHGIVPARDDETPTMCVVNTCSVTEMADKKGRQHIRSLVKKYPDALMVVTGCYAQLKSEEIAALPGVDIVLGSEQKLDIVDYVEKWLETGRQEEVVVTPHTRISKFSPSCERGDRTRYWLKVQDGCNYYCTYCTIPMARGRSRSGTIESLVAQARQVADEGGKEIVIAGVNIGDFGTDTGERFIDLIKAFDQVEGIERYRISSIEPDLLTDEIIEFCAGSRAFMPHFHIPLQCGNDEVLKLMHRHYDRALFAHKIDKIRQLMPDSFIGVDVMVGSRGETQERFDDSYHFIDSLEVEHLHVFPYSERPGTMALRIPHIVPQREKQRRVARMIALSDKKQRAFIERYVGTVRPVLMEQPHGQGPMHGFTDNYIKVNVPPCQALVNKVVDVKLLKINDDLSVDAEVVTA